A genomic stretch from Megachile rotundata isolate GNS110a chromosome 1, iyMegRotu1, whole genome shotgun sequence includes:
- the LOC100877011 gene encoding arylalkylamine N-acetyltransferase-like 2 yields MSADKQKKPPVSFPIKPPGPPKVWSTVETVIKGKGDKPIKFTIQEVPEDRYDEVVEHMCTYFIPDEPMCKCHNTQELADTFKHLWKDVLNHGLAVGAFTENPDGGKPIMAGVNVLIFCHVDDSTDFAESMPPVPKSILDEIIDLCKKAEVFEKYGVDRYIGAFGLSVHPSYRGAALGGHLLRARENIGREYKIPLTSTAFTSPISQKLAERCGFETLIEKKYEDMVDEKGNPLFPGIESKSVKVMARRLY; encoded by the exons ATGAGTGCTGACAAGCAGAAGAAACCGCCTGTTTCGTTTCCGATAAAACCTCCAGGACCGCCAAAGGTTTGGAGCACCGTGGAAACTGTCATCAAAGGGAAAGGAGACAAACCGATAAAGTTTACTATTCAGGAAGTACCTGAGGACAGGTACGACGAGGTGGTTGAACACATGTGTACTTATTTCATCCCTGATGAGCCCATGTGCAAATGTCACA ATACACAAGAGCTTGCAGACACTTTTAAACATCTATGGAAAGATGTTCTGAATCATGGTTTGGCTGTCGGAGCGTTTACAGAGAACCCCGATGGCGGGAAACCAATAATGGCAGGCGTTAACGTACTAATATTTTGTCACGTAGACGACTCGACGGACTTTGCGGAATCTATG ccTCCAGTGCCAAAATCCATACTGGATGAAATAATAGATTTGTGTAAGAAAGCTGAAGTGTTTGAGAAATACGGAGTAGATCGATACATCGGTGCTTTTGGACTCTCCGTGCACCCTTCGTATCGAGGGGCTGCTCTGGGCGGCCATCTTCTTCGCGCCAG AGAGAACATAGGGCGCGAGTACAAGATTCCGCTAACGTCCACAGCGTTCACATCACCGATTTCGCAGAAACTGGCCGAACGATGCGGTTTCGAAACACTGATAGAGAAAAAGTACGAAGACATGGTGGACGAGAAAGGAAATCCCCTGTTTCCCGGAATCGAATCGAAATCGGTGAAGGTAATGGCGCGAAGACTATATTAA